A stretch of the Opisthocomus hoazin isolate bOpiHoa1 chromosome 2, bOpiHoa1.hap1, whole genome shotgun sequence genome encodes the following:
- the C2H6orf120 gene encoding UPF0669 protein C6orf120 homolog — protein MAARWRRILAIFVAAQVLFVANAFEEEDVPDEWILLHVVQGQIGAGNYSYLRLNHEGKIVLQMRSLKGDADLYVSDVTLHPSFDEYELQSVTCGQDVVRVPAHFRRPVGIGIYGHPSHLESEFEMKVYYDRTVARYPFGEASYNPEEMEAQQKYSQSAEDESQDEESVFWTILIGILKLILEILF, from the coding sequence ATGGCAGCACGCTGGCGAAGAATCCTGGCGATATTCGTGGCAGCTCAGGTACTGTTTGTGGCGAACGCCTTCGAGGAGGAGGACGTGCCCGACGAATGGATTCTCCTTCACGTCGTCCAAGGCCAGATCGGAGCGGGGAACTACAGCTACCTGAGGCTGAACCACGAGGGCAAGATCGTGCTGCAGATGCGGAGTCTGAAAGGCGACGCGGACCTCTACGTGTCCGACGTGACGCTCCACCCCAGCTTCGACGAGTACGAGCTGCAGTCGGTCACCTGCGGCCAGGACGTGGTCCGCGTGCCCGCGCACTTCCGACGCCCGGTGGGAATAGGGATTTATGGACACCCCTCTCACCTGGAGAGCGAGTTTGAGATGAAGGTGTACTACGACCGAACAGTTGCACGGTACCCCTTCGGCGAGGCGTCGTACAACCCCGAGGAGATGGAGGCGCAGCAGAAATACTCGCAGTCCGCGGAAGACGAATCGCAGGATGAGGAGTCTGTTTTCTGGACTATACTCATCGGAATCCTGAAATTAATACTTGAAATTCTTTTTTAA